The Spirochaetota bacterium genome has a segment encoding these proteins:
- a CDS encoding ATP-binding protein — MKVNESFLKDISRFLSLGVKINEIFQRIGEFLRSNLSTNNFLFCSSQGIIYQFGSEDYVVFQDMFKDGKENFYCNQNSSYMNFDNKYYLFFDFDTSCDPDNIYSLYLMLDIFLKSYERFESIHSRFKYLKSLVFAIEPLIYEVSIKNAFSQSLISLTTFTDIEKAVIATTSGSKINVVSSIGVDIDFIRSREILEKVRGVIEGGEDEFFLSSLGSLVGIVGLGDFKDVKGLFIVVFRQGKSEVNEIDKEILKILSFIITHRIKLHEINVNLIKSKKRAEELSKLKSEFVANVSHELRTPLNAILGFVELLKMGDFSKEDQNKYLDYIMSAGVSLLNMINNILDLSKIEAGYMKPTKTEFPLSDMIDDVKKYGEILAKNKGISFFVYDHVGELVVRTDYNMLKSILINLVSNAIKFTDNGWVKLQVFLKDRNLVFKVEDTGIGIDEHNLKKIFKTFVQLEEARTKRFQGTGIGLSISKKFADMIGARIIPKTKGLGKGVIFYVVMRV; from the coding sequence ATGAAAGTGAATGAAAGTTTTCTGAAGGATATCTCCAGGTTCTTGTCGTTAGGTGTAAAGATTAATGAGATATTTCAGAGGATAGGTGAGTTTCTGAGATCTAACCTTTCAACGAATAATTTCTTGTTCTGTTCATCACAAGGGATAATATATCAATTTGGTTCAGAAGATTATGTTGTATTCCAAGATATGTTTAAGGATGGAAAGGAAAACTTTTACTGCAACCAAAATAGTTCTTATATGAACTTTGATAACAAATACTACTTGTTTTTTGATTTTGATACTAGTTGTGATCCTGATAATATCTATTCGCTTTATCTTATGTTGGATATTTTTCTGAAAAGTTATGAAAGATTTGAAAGTATTCACTCTAGGTTTAAGTATCTGAAATCTTTGGTTTTTGCAATAGAACCACTTATATATGAAGTGTCAATAAAGAATGCTTTTTCACAATCTCTTATATCTCTGACTACTTTTACTGATATTGAAAAGGCTGTTATTGCAACTACATCTGGCAGTAAGATAAATGTTGTATCTTCAATAGGTGTTGATATTGACTTCATTAGATCAAGAGAGATTTTGGAAAAAGTTAGAGGTGTTATAGAGGGTGGTGAGGATGAATTTTTCTTATCTTCATTAGGTTCGCTAGTAGGAATAGTAGGATTGGGTGATTTCAAGGATGTAAAAGGTCTTTTTATTGTGGTATTCAGACAGGGCAAAAGTGAAGTAAATGAAATTGACAAGGAGATCCTAAAGATATTGTCTTTTATCATAACTCATAGAATAAAACTACACGAAATAAACGTAAATCTGATCAAGTCAAAGAAGCGTGCAGAAGAGCTGTCAAAACTCAAGTCTGAGTTCGTTGCTAACGTCTCGCATGAGTTAAGAACACCTCTTAACGCTATACTCGGATTTGTTGAACTTCTAAAGATGGGAGATTTCTCTAAGGAGGATCAAAACAAGTATCTTGACTATATAATGTCTGCTGGTGTATCACTTCTGAATATGATAAACAATATTCTTGATCTTTCCAAGATAGAAGCAGGTTATATGAAACCCACTAAGACTGAATTTCCGCTGTCTGATATGATAGATGATGTAAAAAAATATGGTGAGATACTTGCGAAGAATAAGGGGATATCATTTTTCGTATATGACCATGTTGGAGAACTTGTTGTTAGGACAGATTATAATATGCTTAAGTCTATTCTTATCAATCTTGTCTCAAATGCTATAAAATTTACTGACAATGGATGGGTGAAACTTCAAGTTTTCCTAAAGGATCGAAATTTGGTTTTTAAAGTTGAAGATACGGGTATAGGTATAGACGAGCATAATCTCAAGAAGATATTTAAAACATTCGTTCAACTTGAAGAGGCTAGGACAAAGAGATTTCAAGGAACAGGTATAGGTTTATCTATTTCGAAGAAGTTTGCAGATATGATAGGTGCTAGAATAATACCTAAAACGAAAGGACTGGGTAAAGGTGTTATCTTCTACGTTGTGATGAGAGTCTAG
- the lysA gene encoding diaminopimelate decarboxylase, whose protein sequence is MNTKKLNNFIGIDLVGIARKFETPIYLYNLNKVVENFSNLYHNIPYKNKRILFAMKSNFNYDILKTIRQLGGGIDAISIGEIEYALDVGFKKEDILFTGIGISNEDLEFCFRKGITPNVGSIDLLERIGSKYQGARISIRINPDYGAGHHDHVITGGPQSKFGIYETYLERVKEISKKYDLKIIGIHFHIGSGALDYSVYTEAIKKALDISLMFEDIEFIDIGGGIGIPYRPDQKEFDVKSFGIRITEMMEDFSSREKRDVKLFLEPGRYLVAESGVLLTRVVEIKETPLYKFVIVDTGFNHLVRPVMYGSYHEIINLSNLDGEGEEVVVAGNVCESGDIFTRDDNGIVPRLLKKARYGDIIGIFDAGAYGYAMASHYNLRKLPKEIVIRNGNIKVSKKKYLKYIIP, encoded by the coding sequence ATGAATACGAAAAAGTTAAATAACTTCATCGGTATAGACCTTGTTGGTATAGCCAGAAAGTTTGAGACACCTATATATCTTTACAATCTCAACAAAGTAGTGGAAAATTTTAGTAATCTCTACCACAACATCCCATACAAGAATAAAAGGATACTCTTTGCGATGAAATCTAACTTTAACTACGATATTCTAAAGACTATAAGGCAACTTGGTGGTGGAATTGATGCTATCTCTATAGGCGAGATTGAATATGCTTTGGATGTAGGTTTCAAAAAAGAGGATATTCTTTTTACAGGAATAGGGATATCAAATGAAGATTTGGAATTTTGTTTTAGGAAAGGTATAACTCCAAATGTAGGTTCAATAGACCTATTAGAAAGGATAGGTAGTAAATATCAGGGTGCTAGGATAAGCATAAGAATAAATCCAGACTACGGAGCAGGACATCATGACCATGTCATAACAGGAGGTCCTCAAAGTAAGTTTGGAATATACGAGACATACCTTGAAAGAGTAAAAGAAATTTCAAAGAAATACGATCTCAAGATAATAGGCATACATTTTCACATAGGTTCAGGTGCTTTGGATTACTCGGTTTATACCGAAGCGATAAAGAAGGCACTTGATATTTCGCTGATGTTTGAGGACATAGAATTCATAGACATTGGTGGAGGTATCGGTATTCCTTACAGACCTGACCAGAAGGAGTTTGATGTAAAGAGTTTCGGTATCAGAATAACAGAAATGATGGAGGATTTCTCAAGTAGAGAGAAGAGAGATGTTAAGTTGTTCCTAGAACCAGGTAGGTATTTGGTTGCGGAAAGTGGAGTTTTACTTACCAGAGTTGTTGAGATAAAAGAGACACCATTGTATAAATTTGTGATAGTAGATACAGGTTTTAACCACCTTGTGAGACCTGTTATGTATGGTAGTTATCACGAGATAATAAACTTATCTAACCTTGATGGAGAGGGAGAAGAGGTTGTTGTTGCGGGGAATGTCTGTGAAAGTGGAGATATATTCACAAGAGATGATAATGGAATAGTTCCAAGACTCCTTAAGAAGGCTAGGTATGGAGATATAATTGGTATCTTTGATGCTGGAGCTTACGGATATGCTATGGCTTCACACTATAACCTACGCAAACTTCCAAAAGAAATAGTTATTAGGAATGGGAATATAAAAGTCTCAAAGAAGAAATACCTAAAATACATAATTCCTTAA
- a CDS encoding tetratricopeptide repeat protein — translation MEDLVILGAFAAVIMFVVIIFLFRSFVQPLKLDAIKKKIDDKNYVGAIADLEEYIKKDEKNPLAHLYLADCYYMTNKRDLALVEYRQALSLGKFSNQSIEKQARYRMADIYVSLGQVEEAQKEFLLIVKMDPNDYKALYNIGKIFYERNMRDNALNYLSKAVKINSSFPDAWFYMGKIHLDANKYAEAMNAFINCVKNDPKNYEAHYNLGVIYKAMNNATKALQEFEIAERSPDTNLKLKAIYQIGLIASDNGNYDKAISEFQRALKYATEENNTTIGIRYALASVYENRKQILEAIEQWERISQYRPNYLDVQEKLLRYSDLRMDDKLKDFVTCSTSTFEILSQKVLSELDYDVIDSKVVNDNTVHMVALERSGKWSNVRQGKVFVVVTRSGEPVDDDILSLIVDKVKAIHGVKGLCITTSRFTPKAIRYAENRPVALIDRNELTKVLKKI, via the coding sequence ATGGAGGATTTAGTTATCCTTGGTGCTTTTGCTGCGGTTATCATGTTTGTTGTTATTATATTCTTATTTAGGTCGTTTGTTCAACCACTCAAGCTTGATGCTATAAAGAAGAAAATAGATGATAAGAATTATGTAGGTGCTATAGCGGATCTGGAAGAGTATATAAAAAAGGATGAAAAGAACCCTTTGGCTCATCTGTATCTAGCAGATTGCTATTACATGACTAATAAAAGAGATCTGGCTCTAGTTGAGTATCGTCAGGCTTTGTCTCTAGGTAAGTTCTCAAACCAGTCAATAGAAAAACAAGCAAGGTATAGGATGGCTGATATATATGTTTCATTAGGACAGGTTGAAGAAGCTCAAAAGGAGTTTTTACTTATCGTTAAGATGGATCCAAACGATTATAAAGCACTCTATAACATAGGTAAGATATTCTATGAGAGAAACATGCGTGATAATGCACTTAATTATTTAAGCAAAGCTGTTAAAATTAACTCCTCTTTCCCTGATGCATGGTTCTATATGGGGAAGATACATCTTGATGCTAACAAATACGCAGAGGCTATGAATGCTTTCATCAATTGTGTGAAAAATGACCCTAAAAATTATGAGGCTCACTATAATCTAGGTGTGATATACAAGGCTATGAACAATGCAACGAAAGCACTTCAAGAGTTTGAAATTGCTGAAAGGTCTCCTGACACAAATTTGAAGCTCAAAGCTATATACCAGATAGGTTTGATAGCATCAGATAATGGTAATTACGATAAGGCAATAAGTGAATTTCAAAGAGCATTAAAATATGCAACTGAAGAAAATAACACAACTATAGGCATAAGATATGCCTTGGCTAGTGTCTATGAGAATAGAAAGCAGATCCTTGAAGCAATAGAACAGTGGGAAAGGATATCTCAATACAGACCTAATTATCTTGATGTTCAAGAAAAACTACTTAGATACAGTGATTTGAGAATGGATGACAAACTGAAAGACTTTGTTACCTGTTCTACTTCAACATTTGAGATATTATCTCAGAAAGTTCTTTCGGAACTTGATTATGATGTGATTGATAGTAAGGTCGTTAATGATAACACAGTCCATATGGTTGCGCTTGAAAGGTCGGGGAAGTGGTCAAATGTGAGACAGGGTAAGGTTTTCGTAGTTGTTACGAGAAGTGGAGAACCTGTGGATGATGACATATTATCACTTATAGTAGATAAGGTTAAAGCTATACACGGCGTGAAAGGGTTGTGTATAACAACATCAAGATTTACTCCTAAAGCTATAAGGTATGCTGAAAATCGTCCTGTAGCCCTTATAGATAGAAATGAACTTACGAAGGTATTAAAGAAGATATGA
- a CDS encoding tetratricopeptide repeat protein, whose translation MPSVKRYNEGSIIYFDKDIGSEVFLLKSGKVIIKYIAEDTNEEVSKVVRPGEIFGLKSAIISAPRGETAISAEVSEVILFDIKEFESFISNKPEILFKTLKALSNQLRNIGIKVNNLLSNNVIVRQDIGMFKIGEYFLMNKKYKQSIQVFERFLKSYQDSELSQDAKKRIQIAQKAIETGVVDKFTPIDESKIPLQSTASPRSLDLEINGTISSILNALSMAENNFQRGNLEQALNILEKISSLKEIPSQDLLEKALNIKAKCLSKLKKYDEAINTYKEILDKFPNSKNMKVSMFNMAIIFIEKGDKNNALMMLKKVASTPPFDEVSQKAKDVIAKISM comes from the coding sequence ATGCCTAGTGTTAAGAGGTACAATGAAGGGTCAATAATCTACTTTGACAAGGATATCGGTAGTGAAGTGTTCTTATTAAAGTCTGGCAAAGTTATAATAAAGTATATCGCAGAAGATACTAATGAAGAAGTCTCAAAAGTAGTAAGACCCGGTGAAATATTCGGCTTAAAATCAGCGATAATCTCCGCCCCAAGAGGTGAAACTGCGATATCTGCAGAGGTTTCGGAAGTAATACTGTTTGACATAAAAGAGTTTGAATCTTTCATATCCAACAAGCCAGAAATACTTTTCAAAACACTGAAAGCCTTAAGTAATCAATTGAGAAACATCGGTATAAAGGTGAATAATCTGCTCTCAAACAATGTGATTGTTAGACAAGATATAGGAATGTTCAAAATAGGTGAATATTTTCTAATGAACAAAAAATACAAACAATCAATACAAGTTTTTGAAAGATTCCTTAAGTCTTATCAGGACTCAGAATTATCTCAAGATGCTAAAAAGAGAATACAGATAGCCCAAAAAGCTATTGAAACAGGTGTTGTTGATAAATTTACACCTATTGATGAGAGTAAGATTCCATTGCAATCTACAGCGTCACCTAGAAGTCTTGACCTTGAGATAAATGGAACAATATCCAGCATACTTAATGCTCTCTCAATGGCTGAGAATAACTTCCAGCGTGGTAATTTAGAACAGGCACTCAACATACTTGAAAAGATATCCTCTCTCAAGGAAATACCAAGTCAAGATTTACTTGAGAAGGCTCTAAATATCAAGGCAAAGTGCTTATCAAAATTAAAAAAATATGATGAAGCAATAAACACTTACAAAGAAATACTCGATAAGTTCCCAAATTCAAAGAATATGAAGGTATCTATGTTTAATATGGCTATAATATTCATAGAGAAAGGAGATAAAAACAACGCACTGATGATGCTAAAGAAAGTTGCTTCAACTCCACCGTTTGATGAGGTATCTCAGAAAGCCAAAGATGTGATAGCAAAAATTTCAATGTAG
- a CDS encoding biotin--[acetyl-CoA-carboxylase] ligase, producing the protein MKSDIKNIILGLLLEGWDTSGKSKTVSGEKISKELGITRVMVNRYIRELMDEGFIIEAKKYKGYRITNIPDVIYPSVIRLKYTGNNEFKFIIFDEISSTNTYCLENAKNLEDRTVVIANHQTQGKGRFGRSWYSESSKDITMSILLKPNIHIDEVVKYTMSASIAVLEALRNLDIDNLFIKWPNDIIYNDRKVCGILVETILEYTTGLVEAIVIGIGLNVNSIPSKAIPNSTSVYEILGFEVKRYSLIGMILSNFDSILQMTYNSIFTEWKKNIGYIGKRICVKYGDVSLQCTLVDVSRTGEIIVDDNNTIKKFSFGEVSLIV; encoded by the coding sequence ATGAAGTCTGACATTAAAAATATAATACTCGGACTACTCCTTGAAGGATGGGATACTTCTGGTAAATCTAAAACTGTTTCAGGAGAAAAAATATCTAAGGAACTAGGAATAACCAGAGTTATGGTAAATAGATACATCAGAGAACTTATGGATGAAGGTTTTATAATAGAAGCCAAGAAATATAAGGGATACAGGATCACAAACATTCCTGATGTTATTTACCCATCAGTAATAAGGCTAAAATATACTGGGAATAATGAATTCAAATTTATAATTTTTGATGAAATATCATCAACCAACACTTACTGTCTGGAGAATGCTAAAAATCTAGAAGATAGAACCGTAGTGATAGCAAATCACCAAACTCAAGGTAAAGGCAGGTTCGGTAGAAGCTGGTATTCAGAAAGTAGTAAAGACATAACTATGAGTATATTACTCAAGCCGAACATACATATTGATGAAGTAGTAAAATACACAATGTCCGCCTCTATAGCAGTCCTTGAAGCCTTAAGGAATCTTGATATTGACAATCTTTTTATCAAATGGCCCAATGACATAATATACAACGATAGGAAAGTCTGTGGAATACTTGTAGAAACCATCTTGGAATACACAACAGGTCTCGTTGAAGCAATCGTTATAGGTATAGGTCTCAATGTTAATAGCATTCCTTCCAAGGCCATTCCAAACTCAACATCAGTGTATGAGATACTAGGTTTTGAAGTCAAGAGATACTCACTCATAGGAATGATACTTTCAAACTTTGACTCTATCCTTCAGATGACATATAATTCTATCTTTACAGAATGGAAGAAGAACATTGGATACATCGGCAAGAGGATTTGCGTAAAGTATGGTGATGTGTCGCTACAATGCACTTTAGTTGATGTTTCAAGAACAGGTGAGATAATAGTTGATGACAACAATACTATAAAAAAGTTTAGTTTTGGAGAAGTTAGCCTTATTGTCTAG
- a CDS encoding response regulator, whose product MRVLLVEDNPLNIRLFYDTLSMKGYEVTVARNGNEALEVLKNITPDIIVLDLYMPGMSGFRFANTISKDLKYSSIPIIVVSASSSVYDVKEMASYNIKAYLVKPVAPTKLLETIKKVIIDKEYSDSLNKSNQQYVSSGKPEPQNTPSSDQEKIEAKDSSLSTSFKREVETGIRVSVDDLVEGMVLGAPVVKNKAVIYKEGSVVDSKMIEKIKNLGVNEIYITKDSFEKFKDIIKLKQDTEESSLDIFKDFEE is encoded by the coding sequence ATGAGAGTATTGTTAGTTGAGGATAATCCTTTAAATATAAGACTTTTTTATGATACCCTTAGTATGAAAGGGTATGAAGTTACGGTTGCCAGGAATGGTAATGAGGCGCTTGAAGTTTTGAAGAATATTACACCAGATATTATTGTCCTCGATCTTTATATGCCGGGTATGAGTGGTTTTAGGTTCGCTAACACAATATCTAAGGATCTGAAGTACTCATCAATACCTATAATAGTTGTAAGTGCTAGTTCTTCGGTATATGATGTCAAGGAGATGGCTTCTTACAATATCAAAGCTTACCTTGTTAAGCCAGTAGCACCTACCAAACTTCTTGAAACTATCAAGAAAGTTATTATTGATAAGGAATATTCTGATTCGTTAAACAAATCAAATCAACAATATGTCTCATCTGGTAAGCCTGAACCTCAGAATACTCCATCTTCTGATCAAGAGAAGATTGAAGCAAAGGATTCATCTTTATCTACTTCTTTCAAGAGGGAGGTAGAGACAGGTATTAGAGTTTCAGTTGATGATCTAGTAGAGGGTATGGTTCTAGGTGCTCCCGTTGTCAAAAATAAGGCTGTTATATACAAGGAAGGTAGTGTAGTAGATAGCAAGATGATAGAGAAGATCAAAAATTTAGGTGTAAATGAAATATACATAACTAAGGATAGTTTTGAAAAATTCAAAGACATCATTAAGTTAAAGCAAGATACTGAAGAGTCATCTCTTGACATTTTCAAGGATTTTGAAGAATGA
- the tpiA gene encoding triose-phosphate isomerase, which yields MRRYLIAGNWKMNKTVSESVELARGLVERLKDVDDRDILICPPFTSLYPVYQVIRGTNIKLGAQDVFYEDSGAYTGEISPIMLKDVGCEYVIIGHSERRHVIGETDEVINKKVRNTLKNGLRVILCVGELLEEREQGKTLDVVRGQTVNGLSGVSKEDIKNVVIAYEPVWAIGTGKTAKPEDAQEVQEFIRKIISEMYSKEIADGFIIQYGGSVKANNIDDLMAMPDIDGALVGGASLNLDEFVRIVKFVKK from the coding sequence ATGAGGAGATATCTGATTGCTGGTAACTGGAAGATGAACAAGACAGTTTCGGAGTCGGTTGAACTTGCAAGAGGTCTTGTTGAGAGACTTAAAGATGTTGATGACAGGGATATTTTGATATGTCCTCCTTTTACATCTTTATATCCTGTTTATCAGGTTATTAGGGGAACTAATATAAAGTTAGGTGCGCAGGATGTTTTCTACGAGGATAGTGGTGCTTATACAGGTGAAATCTCGCCTATTATGCTTAAGGATGTTGGCTGTGAGTATGTTATAATTGGACACAGTGAGAGAAGACATGTGATAGGGGAGACTGATGAGGTTATAAATAAAAAGGTTAGGAATACTCTAAAAAACGGACTAAGGGTTATACTGTGTGTAGGAGAACTTCTTGAGGAGCGAGAGCAGGGTAAGACACTTGATGTTGTTAGGGGACAGACTGTTAATGGGCTTTCTGGTGTAAGTAAGGAAGATATAAAGAATGTGGTTATAGCCTACGAGCCTGTATGGGCGATAGGAACCGGTAAAACAGCAAAACCAGAGGATGCACAGGAGGTTCAAGAGTTTATAAGGAAGATAATATCAGAGATGTATTCAAAGGAGATTGCTGATGGATTTATAATCCAGTATGGTGGTAGTGTTAAAGCAAACAATATAGATGACCTTATGGCTATGCCGGATATTGATGGAGCATTAGTTGGTGGTGCATCTCTAAACCTTGATGAGTTTGTTAGAATAGTTAAGTTTGTGAAGAAGTAG
- a CDS encoding Fe-Mn family superoxide dismutase — MAFSPISLKYTKDSIPSISSKTMDIHFDRLYVGYVNKRNEIEEQLKTVDRSKAVASYSAYRALKVDETFNANGQILHEIFFSTLTPTPKDPSDTLEFVKKVKQDFGSWEAFIEDVVACGMAARGWCIVAYDFRDGKIHTFLGDAHNQGGVWETWPVWSIDVYEHAYFIDFGSDRKSYINEVIKYTDWEEVNRRYLKAKAIEEIFKK; from the coding sequence ATGGCTTTTAGTCCAATCAGTCTAAAGTATACGAAGGATTCCATACCTTCAATATCTTCAAAGACCATGGATATACACTTTGATAGGTTGTATGTAGGGTATGTGAATAAGAGAAATGAGATTGAAGAACAACTTAAGACAGTTGATAGAAGTAAGGCTGTTGCATCTTACAGTGCTTACAGAGCACTTAAGGTTGATGAGACTTTCAACGCAAACGGGCAGATACTACACGAAATATTTTTCTCAACGCTAACTCCTACTCCAAAAGATCCAAGTGATACTTTAGAATTTGTCAAGAAAGTTAAGCAAGATTTTGGTTCTTGGGAGGCTTTTATTGAAGATGTTGTTGCCTGTGGTATGGCTGCTAGAGGATGGTGTATAGTTGCCTATGATTTTAGAGATGGTAAGATACACACATTTTTAGGTGATGCTCACAATCAAGGGGGCGTTTGGGAGACATGGCCTGTTTGGAGTATTGACGTGTATGAACACGCTTACTTTATTGACTTTGGCTCCGATAGGAAGTCTTATATAAATGAAGTCATAAAATATACAGATTGGGAAGAAGTCAATAGAAGATACCTTAAAGCAAAAGCAATTGAAGAGATATTCAAAAAGTAA
- a CDS encoding SDR family NAD(P)-dependent oxidoreductase: MKVLITGASGFIGHHLVDFLYKEGFKIRCLVRKTSNVKNIADKSELVYGEITVPESLPDAVKDVDYIIHGAAIVKALSPSEYYKVNTIGTINLFKAVLKNNPSLKRFVYISSQAASSPSETPISEDYPSSPVTHYGKSKLEAEKFLEVNYDKIPITIIRPSAVYGTYDKEFLPVYKMIKYGFEILVKGGKTKLSMVYVKDLVKSIFLAMTSEKTIGKKYFSAHPEVIYLSDFYREIEKSIGKKFVLRIPIPVSLLYILAFFNTSFSKVIGKPSMFNYDKINEIKNSWVCCSENIVKDTGMKYEYPISIGVPETIKWALDNKLI, translated from the coding sequence ATGAAAGTTTTGATAACTGGAGCGAGTGGGTTTATAGGTCATCATTTGGTGGATTTTCTATACAAAGAAGGTTTTAAAATAAGATGCCTTGTTAGAAAGACAAGCAACGTAAAGAATATAGCAGATAAGTCGGAATTAGTATATGGAGAGATAACAGTTCCTGAATCACTACCTGATGCCGTAAAAGATGTTGATTATATTATCCATGGTGCTGCTATTGTCAAGGCCCTATCACCTTCAGAGTACTACAAGGTCAATACCATTGGAACGATAAATCTTTTCAAAGCGGTCTTAAAGAATAATCCTAGTTTGAAGAGATTTGTCTATATTAGTTCTCAAGCGGCCAGCAGTCCTTCTGAAACTCCAATATCCGAAGATTATCCATCATCACCTGTTACACACTATGGTAAGTCCAAACTTGAAGCAGAGAAATTTTTAGAGGTAAACTACGACAAGATACCTATAACGATAATAAGACCAAGCGCTGTCTATGGAACTTACGATAAGGAATTCCTACCAGTTTATAAGATGATAAAATACGGATTTGAAATACTCGTCAAAGGCGGCAAAACTAAATTAAGCATGGTGTATGTCAAAGACCTAGTTAAAAGTATATTTCTAGCAATGACTTCTGAAAAGACGATAGGAAAAAAATACTTTTCAGCACATCCCGAAGTTATCTACCTCTCCGACTTTTACAGAGAGATCGAAAAATCAATCGGGAAAAAATTTGTCCTCAGAATTCCAATACCTGTTAGTCTATTATACATTCTTGCGTTTTTCAATACTTCTTTCTCAAAGGTAATAGGAAAACCGAGTATGTTCAACTATGATAAAATAAACGAGATAAAAAATAGTTGGGTTTGTTGTTCCGAGAATATAGTAAAAGACACAGGTATGAAATATGAGTATCCTATAAGTATTGGCGTTCCAGAAACTATAAAATGGGCTTTGGATAACAAGTTAATCTGA
- a CDS encoding 6-carboxytetrahydropterin synthase, whose amino-acid sequence MKYSVSVRSSFSSAHRVKLPNGDWEPLHGHNYKVEVCISSDKLDDNGMVIDFLLLKEALDSVVSKLHNSNLNENSYITSKVDIPTAENLGLFILKEVEGIIGRKVSYVKIYETDDFFVVVRSD is encoded by the coding sequence ATGAAGTATAGCGTTTCCGTTAGGTCCTCTTTTTCTTCTGCTCACAGGGTAAAGCTACCAAATGGTGATTGGGAACCTCTTCACGGACACAACTACAAGGTGGAAGTTTGTATATCTTCTGACAAGCTTGATGATAATGGTATGGTTATTGATTTCCTTCTGCTAAAGGAAGCACTGGATAGTGTCGTGTCAAAACTACATAACTCAAATCTCAATGAAAATTCTTATATTACATCCAAAGTAGATATACCTACTGCAGAAAACTTAGGACTCTTCATACTCAAAGAAGTTGAAGGGATAATAGGTAGAAAAGTTAGTTATGTTAAAATTTATGAGACTGATGATTTTTTTGTAGTAGTTCGGTCAGATTAA